In the genome of Bacteroidia bacterium, the window CCTGGTTCTTTATTCCGAAGTTTACGAAGCGCCTCTTTTTTAAAGGCTTCAAAATCGAATTTTTCTGCTTTCATATTGGTCAATTTAAATCTTTTAATTTAATTGACACACTTTATTTTACACCCTCGTTGAAGAGTCAGTTTCCAGACCCGAAGAGTCGTCCCAACAATTATGGTAGAGAGCACAAATAAAAAGGTCTCAAAAAATTAATTTTCTGAGACCCTAAAATGAAATGATAAACGTGAAATTATAACTTCGGTTTTATTTCTACTTCTTCATAGCCTTCAATCATATCGCCTGCTTTAATATCATTAAAGTTGGCAATATTTAAACCGCATTCGTAACCGGTAGTAACTTCTTTCACATCGTCTTTGAGGCGTTTTAAAGAAGCCAATGTTCCGGCATGAACTACAATTCCATCGCGGATGATGCGTACTTTTGTTTGACGCGTAACTTTTCCGTCAAGCACCATACAACCTGCGATGGTACCCACTTTCGTGATTTTAAATACTTCGCGGATTTCGATATTACAAACAATTTTCTCTTCAAATTCCGGCGCCAACATTCCTTCCATCGCTGCTTTAATTTCGTTGATGGCATCGTAAATAATGGAATACAAGCGAATATCAATTTGCTCTTGTTCCGCCAATTTGCGAGCGTTTGCAGATGGGCGAACTTGAAATCCAATAATAATTGCATTGGATGCAGAAGCCAACAATACGTCTGATTCGGTGATTTGTCCAACCGATTTATGAATGATATTTACCTTAATTTTATCAGTAGATAATTTGAGCAAGGAATCAGCAAGCGCTTCAATAGAACCGTCCACGTCACCTTTCACAATCACGTTTAATTCTTTGAAATCACCAATTGCCAATCTGCGTCCAATCTCATCCAAGGTAATGTGTTTTTGTGTACGAATACCTTGTTCACGTTGCAATTGCAAGCGTTTTGTGGCAATTTCGCGCGCTTCGCGTTCGTCGTTCATTACGTGAAACTTATCTCCCGCTTGCGGCGCTCCGTTTAATCCGAGTAATAATACCGGCATAGACGGACCCGCTTCTTTCGTAGAAGTTCCTCTTTCGTTGTGTAAAGCTTTTACTTTTCCGCTGTAACATCCAGCAAGTACAATATCGCCAACGTTCATGGTTCCTGCTTCTACAAGGATAGTGGTAACGTATCCGCGTCCTTTATCGAGAGAAGATTCAATAACAGTTCCCAACGCATTTTTATTCGGATTTGCTTTTAGATCCAACATTTCCGCTTCGAGCAATACTTTTTCGAGTAGCGTATCAATGTTTTTTCCTTGTTTAGCAGATATTTCCTGACATTGGTATTTTCCTCCCCATTCTTCTACTAAAATATTCATATTCGCCAAAGCAGTTCTGATTTTATCCGGTTCTGCACCTGGTTTATCAATTTTATTAATGGCAAATACAAGTGGCACTCCAGCTGCTTGCGCGTGATTGATGGCTTCGATGGTTTGAGGCATCACGCTGTCGTCCGCTGCAATTACAATAATAGCGATGTCTGTTACTTGAGCACCTCTGGCACGCATCGCGGTAAACGCTTCGTGTCCGGGAGTATCCAAAAATGTTATCTTTTTACCGTTTTCGAGCGTTACATTGTAAGCACCGATGTGTTGGGTGATTCCACCCGCTTCTCCGGCAATTACGTTGGCTTTACGGATGTAATCGAGTAAAGATGTTTTTCCGTGATCGACGTGTCCCATAACGGTAACAATCGGCGAACGCGGCAATAAAGATTCGGCTGTATCTTCTTCTTCTTTGATGGCTTCTTGCACTTCCACACTCACAAACTCCACTTGATAACCAAATTCTTCTGCAACAATAGCAAGTGTTTCCGCATCTAAACGTTGATTGATGGAAACGAAAATACCCAAACTCATACAAGACGAGATAATCTCGTTGACTTGCACATTCATCATTTGCGCTAATTGATTGGCGGAAACGAATTCGGTCACTTTAATAATCTTTTTATCCGCTTCTTGTTGGTCTGCTACTTCTTGACTTTTTTCGCGTGCAGCATCGCGTTTTTCTCTATTGTATTTTGACTTAGTTGATTTCCCGTGTCCGCTGAGACGTGCAAGTGTTTCCTTAATTTGCGCTTGAATCTCGTCTGGCGTTAATTCTGCTTTTGGTTCACGTCCTTTTTTACCTTTGTAATTCGGATTAATACCGGGTCTAAATTCTCTTGGTTTGTCGCCTGGACTTCCCGCTGTTTGAGTTCCTGCTGTTACAGTTTTTGGATCAACTGAAGGCTTACGTATTCGCTTTCTTTTCTTTTTGTTTTTATCTTTTTCAGCGTCGTATGTTCCTGAAGAGGCAACTGGTTTTTTACGTTCTTCGCGTACCGGAAGCTCAATTCTGCCCACGATTGTAGGACCGCCTAATTTTTGAACTTTTGTTTCTAAGAAATCAATTTCTTTTTTAGGAGCAACAACAGGTTCTTCGGTAGTTTTTTCTTTTATTTCCGGTTTTTGTACTTCCGCAATTTTTTCTACTCCTTTTCCTTTTTCAATTGCTGTTGGCTCTTCCGCTTTTTCTACTTTCTCTTTTTTCGCAGCTTTGCTTGCTTTTACTTTTTCCTTTTCTTCTTCTTCTGCTTGTTTTTTAGTTTTCTTAGCTGGCTTTGTTTTTGAGTTCAAAGATGCTAAATCCACTTTGCCGACCACTTTTGGTCCGCTTTTTTTCTTCTCCGGTTTTTCTTCAACAATTTCTTCTTTTTCAGCAACAACAGCAGCAATTGGCTTTGCAACAGGTTCTTCTGGCTCAGTAACTTTTTTTAGTTCTGTTTTTACAACTTCTTTTTCTTGAAGAGCTGTTTCCTTTTTCGCTTTTTGGGCAGATGTAACACGTTTCGACTCTTCTTTTTCTTCCTTATCGGATTCAAATTCCTTCAATAAAAGCGCGCGCATATCCTCCGAAATTTTCTGGTTCGGATTGCTATCCATGACGAAGCCTTTTTCCGTAAGGAAACTAATCATCCTGTCTGGTGGGACATTCTGAAGTTCCTTACGAACATTACTTAATCGTATTGTTTTTTCTGTTTCTGACATACTTTAGTTTAATCAACAATCATTTATTCAAATTCTGATTTCAAAATGTTTTTCACATCTGTAATCGTTTCTTCTTCTAAATCGGTGCGTTTCACCAATTCTTCCGTCGTAATTTCTAATACACTTTTTGCCGTATCGCAGCCAATGCCTTTCAAAGCATCCAATACCCAACCGTCTATTTCGTCTGCAAATTCTTCCAAATCCACATCTTCTTGATCCACGTCTGTATCGCGATACACATCAATTTCGTATCCTGTAAGTTTACTTGCTAATTTGATATTATGCCCGCCTTTTCCAATTGCCATTGATACTTGATCAGGTTTCAAAAACACTTCGGCACGTTTGCTCACATCGTCAATTTTCACGGAAGTAATTTTTGCCGGACTCAATGAACGAGTGATGAACAAAGTTGGATTGCTTGTATAATTGATAACGTCAATATTCTCGTTCTTCAATTCGCGTACAATTCCGTGAATACGAGATCCTTTCATTCCCACGCAAGCACCTACCGGATCAATTCTATCGTCGTAAGATTCTACTGCCACTTTAGCTCTTTCTCCTGGTTCGCGAACAATTTTTTTAATGGTGATTAATCCGTCAAAAACTTCTGGAACTTCCAATTCAAATAAACGCTCTAAAAACAATCCTGAAGTTCTGGAAAGTACAATCACTGGATTGTTATTTTTCATTTCTACGCGCTCTACAACAGCACGAAGCGTATCTCCTTTTTTGAAAAAATCAGAAGGGATTTGTTCCGATTTAGGAAGAATTAATTCGTTTCCTTCGTCGTCCAAAATTAAAATTTCGCGTTTCCAAATTTGATACACTTCACCAGTAATAATATCTCCCACACGCTCTTTGTATTTTTTGAAAATGCCGTCTTTTTCCAATTCCATTACTTTCGCCACTAAATTTTGACGAATTGCAAGTACGGCTCTACGTCCGAAATCGTTTAATCGCAAAGGTTCCGAAACATCTTCTCCAATTTCAAAATCGGGTTCTATTTTGCGTGCTAAAGTTAAAGCGATGTGTTTATTTTCATCATAATCAAAACTATCTTCAGCAAATTCATCGTCCACAATTTGACGATTTCTCCACACTTCTAAATCACCTTTATCAGGATTTACGATGATGTCAAAATTTTCGTCTGAACCGTATTTTTTAATCAGTAAATTCCGGAACACATCTTCCAAAATGCTCATCAATGTTACCCTGTCGATGTTTTTTACGTCTTTGAATTCAGAGAATGACTCAATTAAATTTATGTTTTCCATTGTTCTGTTGATTTTGTTTTTATTTATTGAACGATATCATTCGTTTGGTTTCTTTTAAGGTTTCAAAAGGAATTTTTATGTTTTCTACGATTGTTTTTTTACCTTTTTTATTTTCGAGGCGTATTGTTTTTGTTTCTTCTATTTCAATACCAGCTTCGTCTGCAAAAATTAATTTTCCAGACACTGTAATTCCTTCTTTTGTAACTGATTGCACTTGTTTTCCAATACTTTTTGTGTATTGACGCATCACTTTTAAAGGAGAATCAATGCCGGGCGAAGAAACGGTCAATTCAAAATCTTCTTTTTCACGATCTAAATTTCCCTCAATCTGTCTGCTTACGCCCACGCAATCTTTTACTGTAAGTGCTTCGTCGCTATCAATCAAAACGGTAATTTTATTTGACGTCGAAACGCTTACATCTACAATAAAACAAGCCGTTCCGTTTATCTTTTCGGATATTAAAGAACGTATTTTTTTTTCTGAAATCATGGTTAAGTTTTGTAAATGCAAGAGGGGACTATTCTGTCCCCTCTGATGGCATTGTCGTAAAACTGAGGCGCAAATGTACAACCTATTTCCGAAATATCAAAATAGGACTTAAAATAGTTTTAGAGACATAACATTTTAATTTTTAAAACGTTTCATACAAGAGAGAGAGAAAAAATTGGCGGATTTTAGTTTAGATGCTTGAAAATTATTTTTTTAACCCCAAAACCATTTATTATGAACCCATTTTCTTTATTTTTTGAGTTTCAGCAAAGAAACTCATCTCTACAAAAAGCAGCACTTTTTATTTTGATGTTTTCTGTTATTTCTCTCAGCGCAGAAGCTGGCGCAACAAGCACGGCAGGTGATGATGGAAGTCAATCACAAGTACTTGTTTATGCTATTTCTGCAGTTGGGCTGATTGCGGTTATTGCTTTGGCTTGGTTTTTAACAACGCATGATTTTTCGGAAAAACCAGCAGAGCACAAACGACCAAAAATGCAGCATAAACCGCGTCGTTAAAAACGACGCTCGAAAAATTATTTTTTGAAATGTTTTTTTGGTTTGAAAAATTATTTTTTGAAACTGTTTTTTTTACTGAAAAAAATCTCAGGTAACATTTTGAACACTACCAATTCTCAACTTCTTTTTCCCAGCCCGCCCCGTACAATGACATCGTATTATTAAGCCATTCTCTGTATTCCTTATTGTTCGGTTGATTTGACACCAATATTCGTAATGCAACTATCTTTATCCAAAAAGGTGTTTCAAAAGATTTATTAAAATCCTTTTCTATTTCTCTTATTAATGCTTCTATTTCTTCTACACTACCAAATGCGAGTGCTTCCGCTAAGGCTGTTTGATTGTTTGCGAGTGCTTGCAATTGTTCCGCAGGGTCTTTTGATGGAATTCCTTCCATTAATTTATTTAATCGTTCTATTGAGTAATTCATATTTAAGTGTTTTACAATTTATATTATTAATTTCCCGTTGCCGGTGTTGTTGTATTAGTTGGTTCGGATGGTGGTGCTGGATAATAATCAGAAATGTGTATAATATTATCTGGAGTAATTATAGCTCTATATTGTATTTTCTGATTATTAATTTCAATGTTGCCTCTATAATTGCCCTCGTAGGCGCGAAGCTGAAGCAATGGCTTTGTGCGATTGCGCTTCGTGACCAATTAAGGTTGTAAGCTGGTATCAGCATCTTTAAAATACTTTTTCACCTTTTTTGTATTTTACTTTTAAAGTAACGTTGCCGTTTTTATCATAATAGATCCAGTCACCGTCTGGTTTACTGTTTTTCCGTCCGCTTTCTGTTACAATGGTATAATTAGAAATACTTTGTAGTTTAGAATCGGGATACCACATGGTACTTTTTCCGTCCAATTTTCCATCACTAAAGTGTTGTTCTAAAAATTTAACGCCAGTTTCGTAAAAATAGGTCCAAACGCCATTTGGCAATTCGTTTTTATAATCGCCTTCACTGTCTTCGTTTCCGGCTTTAAACCAATATTTCCAATGACCTTCTTTTTTTCCTTCTTTGTAATCACCTTCTTCGGTTGGTTTGCCATTTTCATAAAATGTTTTCCAATGTCCGTCCTTGATATTATCCAAGTAATCTCCGCTGTAACTCATGATTCCGCTATCGTACCAACTTTTCCACGCGCCATTCATCATTCCGTTTTTAAAAGATCCTTCGTCTTTTTCTTGTCCAGATTCATACCACGATTTCCAAAAACCTTGCTCTTGACCAGCAACGTAACTGCCTTGTTGCAATTGTTTTCCGTTTTCATACCAAACGTTCCATTCTCCTTCTTTTAAATCATTTTTATAATTGCCTTCGCGCCATTTAGCACCACCTTTGTACCAATACGTCCACACACTATCTTGTCTATCGTTTTTATAAAAACCTTCCGATTCTTTTTCTCCAGTTGCGTACCAATAATCCCATTTTCCTTCCCGATTATCATCTTTCAAAGTCCCTTCCATGTCTTTTTTTCCATCATCATTATACCAAATCCAATCTCCATCTTTTTTATCGTTTTGATACGGACCTTCGCTTTTAATTTGCCCATTTTCAAACCAAATCGTACACGCTCCATTTTTCTTTCCGTTTTGATACGTTATTTCGTAATCTTTTTTTCCGTTAGGATGCCAAAAAGTCCAAGTTCCGTTTTGTTTTCCATCTTGATAATTTCCTTCGCCCACTTTGTTTCCGTGCCCATCTACAATCGTAAATTTTCCGTTTCCGTTTTTAATAATTTGATTCCCAGTTTCATCAAAATAATTCATCAAATAAATTCCGTCTGCACGATAATCGAGTTCTTGTTTTAAATTTCCTGTCGCGTACCATTCTTTCCACGTTCCTGTTTCTGCGCCATTGTTGTAGGTTCCTTCTTTGTATTTTTTTCCGTCTCTAAACCAAGCTTTAAAACTTCCGTCGGTACTGTCTTTTTTGAAAAATCCTTCCGATTGAGGTTCGCCGTTATCGTACCAATATTGCCATTTTCCTTCTTTTTTTCCATTTTTAAAATGCTCGATGGCGCGTGTTTTTCCGTTTTCGAAACCTATTTTCCAGGTGCTATCTTCTTGATCGTTTTTGTAAAAAGATTTTTGCAGCGTATCTCCATTGATAAATAAATACGTCCATTGCCCTTCTTTTTTTCCGTTCGAATAATTTTCTTGTGATTTTAATTTTCCGTTATCGTAAAAACTTTTCCAAGCGCCGTTTTCTTTTCCCCTTTTGAAAAAAAATTCTTTCGCGAGTTGTCCGTTTTTATACCACAAGGCGAAGCGTCCGTCTTGCATTCCATTTTTATAATTGGATTCACTTTTTTTAGTGGAATCAGTATCTTCCCAGTATGTGATTTCGGATTGTGCGTACAAATAAACGCTCGAAAAAATCAAGAAAAAGAGGAAAATAAATTGTTTTTTTATCATACAAAAAGACGCTTTTGTTTTGCTTCGGCTCAAAGCTACTAAAAAAATAATTTTCGAGAAGGTGTTTTCATCGCATCGCAAAAATTATTAAAAATGACACGGAAACATCAAAATATGAAATTACGTATTAACTTTGCACGAAAATGAAAACAATCAATGGCTAAAAACTTTGTCTCCAATAAAGACGAATCGGTAAAAATGTTTGAGAATCGCTTTTTAGAAGCGTGTTCAAAAGTGCATCCGATTGTTCCGCTGTTTATTTTTGTACCCGTTATTTTGTGGTTCGGCTACACTTCGGTGGCAGCGTACCATTTCTCGATTATTACGATTGTTGAATTTATTATTTTCGGAATTATTATTTGGACGATTACCGAATATGTATTGCACCGTTTTGTGTTTCACTTTACGCCGAAAACACCATTTATGGAAAAGATACATTTTCTTTTTCATGGCGTTCACCACGATTATCCGAGCGATTCGAGACGTTTGGTTATGCCGCCATCCGTGAGCATTCCATTGGCAGCACTTTTTTATTTTTTATTTTATCTAATATTGGGACGTGCTTATGTAGCGCCTTTTTTTGTGGGTTTTATTGCAGGATATCTTTTTTACGACATCACACATTATGCCATTCATCATTTTAATATGCACAGTAAATTTTGGTTGGCGATAAAAAATCACCACATGAAACACCATTATCAACAAGCCGATAAAGGCTACGGTGTTAGTTCTGCCATTTGGGATTATGTTTTTAAAACAGATTTTCCGCCTGCCGAGAAAAAATAATTTTTCAAACGCTAAAATTTGAATGTATTTTTTGTGCTTCAAAAAAATAATTTTTCAACCCTCTTTTTCAGACTCTTTTTTATCCTTCGAAAAAATAATTTTTCGAAACGGAAACCTCGTACTTAAAAAAATAATTTTCAGAGAATAAAATTTGTATCTTCGCAGCGCGCAAGTAAATGCGGATGTGGCGTAATTGGCAGCCGCGCCAGACTTAGGATCTGGTGCCGCAAGGCGTGGGGGTTCGAGTCCCTTCATCCGCACAAAACTAAACCACCGATACTTTTTATAAGTATTGGTGGTTTTTTTGTGTCGCTGTGCGATTGTCTTTCAGGAAAATAGCCGAATACAAAATCGCTTCGAAAAAATAATTTTTGTTCGTCTTCTTATTTTTCCTTTTTTATGGACTCCTTTTTATTGCCAAAAGCATAGGAATATCCAAGCATCGTGATTGGTTCTAAAAACTCAAAATGTTGGCTTGCTTTTCCACCTTCAATTGTTGTATTTATATCAGGCAAATTGATATATCCTCCTTTTAAACGAGCTTGTAAAAAGAAATTTTTACAGAAACTAAAATCGAAGCAAAAAGTTGCGGAGCCGCTATATCCTGCCAAATGATATGCTTTTTTTCCGTTAGCATAATTATGTGTAGATGGATATCCTAAGATTTCTGCTTGCGTATCCACTATTTCCAATCCTCCTCCAAGCATACCCATAATCGCTATTGCGTACTTGCCATTGTTGGCAACCCAAAGATTCATTACCCGCCCAATTTCTGCCGTAACATCATTTAATCCATCGCAATTCTCAAAATTGGAAACAAAACCATCTTTCAAAAAATTGGAATTGGAGAAATCAAGTGAGGTATTCGTATTATCATTTTCGCCCACAATTACTTCTGTATTATTATAATTTCCTACATTTTTACTTCCATTATTATCTGTATTGATGTATCCTGTAAGAGAAGTAGTTTGCTTATATATTCTGTATTTCATGTGGTCTTGTCCAATAGAAATAAAGAGATTATCATTTAAAAAATATTCTAATCGATAATTATATTGGGGAACCGAAAATGAAGTTGGTTGAATGTATGTAGTTGAAAAAGGCGCTGGCTCATCGTGGGCTGCAAGATTCGTAATTTTAAAATTATATCCAGCACCAGTAATATGGATGTCGCTTTTGGAGTATATCGCACGATTATAACCCCAACAAAAGGAAAGTCGCCCTTTTCTTCCGAAATGATTTTTAACCGTATTTTGTGTAGGTGATGCTGCGTCTATTTGGACTTGTGCTATGCCATTTAGGAAACAGAAGGATATGATTAAAAAGAGTGTTGCCGTCTTTTTCATTATTGTGGAAGAAGAAAAGAATTAATTGGATATAAGCAATATGCTTGCAAATATACGCATTGCTGTTGTGTTGCCAAACCGATGTTTGCAGATACTACTAGTGAATTTTCTCTGCATTTAAGAACCTTGAGGGTAGAATTCGCAGCAGGCATGTCAATTTTATTCTATTTCAATTTATCCGTCAATAATTTTATCTCGAGTGCGGGTGAAATTTTTTCGTATAAAATATTGTAAACAGCATTGCTAATAGGCATTTCTACTTGATACGTTTTATTTATTTCGTAGATACATTTTGCGGCATAATAACCTTCCGCCACCATATTCATCTCAAATTGTGCATATTTAACGGAGTATCCTTTTCCCACCATGCTGCCAAACGTGCGGTTACGACTGAATTGCGAATACGCCGTTACCAATAAATCACCCAAATAAGCAGAAGAATTTATATCGCGCGAAATCGGATGAACAGTATCTACAAAACGTTTTATTTCTTGAATCGCATTCGAAATCAACACCGCCTGAAAATTGTCACCATAGCCTAAACCATGACAAATCCCGCTGGCAATCGCAAAAATATTTTTTAAAACAGAGGAATATTCCGTTCCGTGAATGTCGTCCGAAATAGATGTTTTTATATACCGACAATTTAATTTTGATGCGATAAACGTAGCGTTTTCAGTATTTTTAGATGCAACGGTGAGATACGATAATTTTTCCATCGCCACTTCTTCTGCATGACAAGGACCTGTAATTACGCCAATAGAATCAAGTGGAGCACCGTATTGTTGATGAAAAAATTCGCCAACAATTAAATTATTTTCTGGTACAATTCCTTTGATTGCCGAAAAAATTATTTTGCTTTTTAAATCTTCTGGCTGAATACTTTTAAGCGCTTCTTTCAAAAAAGCAGAAGGCACTGCCATGATTAAAATATCCGCGGCAGCAATGGCTTTCCGTAAATCACTTTCTAAAAATAATTTTTCTACCTCCAATTCTACCGAACTTAAATAATTCGGATTGTGTTTAAATTTTGCAATAAAATCAATGGTTTCTGTATTTCGAATCCACCAAATTATTTTTCCGGAAAGGTTACTTGATATTATTTTGACAATCGCTGTCGCCCAACTTCCTCCACCGATAACCGCTATTTTAGGTTCTTTACTCATTTATTTTATTTTTATAAAAGGGGAAATTACGCATTTTTTCACTGTTC includes:
- the infB gene encoding translation initiation factor IF-2, encoding MSETEKTIRLSNVRKELQNVPPDRMISFLTEKGFVMDSNPNQKISEDMRALLLKEFESDKEEKEESKRVTSAQKAKKETALQEKEVVKTELKKVTEPEEPVAKPIAAVVAEKEEIVEEKPEKKKSGPKVVGKVDLASLNSKTKPAKKTKKQAEEEEKEKVKASKAAKKEKVEKAEEPTAIEKGKGVEKIAEVQKPEIKEKTTEEPVVAPKKEIDFLETKVQKLGGPTIVGRIELPVREERKKPVASSGTYDAEKDKNKKKRKRIRKPSVDPKTVTAGTQTAGSPGDKPREFRPGINPNYKGKKGREPKAELTPDEIQAQIKETLARLSGHGKSTKSKYNREKRDAAREKSQEVADQQEADKKIIKVTEFVSANQLAQMMNVQVNEIISSCMSLGIFVSINQRLDAETLAIVAEEFGYQVEFVSVEVQEAIKEEEDTAESLLPRSPIVTVMGHVDHGKTSLLDYIRKANVIAGEAGGITQHIGAYNVTLENGKKITFLDTPGHEAFTAMRARGAQVTDIAIIVIAADDSVMPQTIEAINHAQAAGVPLVFAINKIDKPGAEPDKIRTALANMNILVEEWGGKYQCQEISAKQGKNIDTLLEKVLLEAEMLDLKANPNKNALGTVIESSLDKGRGYVTTILVEAGTMNVGDIVLAGCYSGKVKALHNERGTSTKEAGPSMPVLLLGLNGAPQAGDKFHVMNDEREAREIATKRLQLQREQGIRTQKHITLDEIGRRLAIGDFKELNVIVKGDVDGSIEALADSLLKLSTDKIKVNIIHKSVGQITESDVLLASASNAIIIGFQVRPSANARKLAEQEQIDIRLYSIIYDAINEIKAAMEGMLAPEFEEKIVCNIEIREVFKITKVGTIAGCMVLDGKVTRQTKVRIIRDGIVVHAGTLASLKRLKDDVKEVTTGYECGLNIANFNDIKAGDMIEGYEEVEIKPKL
- the nusA gene encoding transcription termination factor NusA — encoded protein: MENINLIESFSEFKDVKNIDRVTLMSILEDVFRNLLIKKYGSDENFDIIVNPDKGDLEVWRNRQIVDDEFAEDSFDYDENKHIALTLARKIEPDFEIGEDVSEPLRLNDFGRRAVLAIRQNLVAKVMELEKDGIFKKYKERVGDIITGEVYQIWKREILILDDEGNELILPKSEQIPSDFFKKGDTLRAVVERVEMKNNNPVIVLSRTSGLFLERLFELEVPEVFDGLITIKKIVREPGERAKVAVESYDDRIDPVGACVGMKGSRIHGIVRELKNENIDVINYTSNPTLFITRSLSPAKITSVKIDDVSKRAEVFLKPDQVSMAIGKGGHNIKLASKLTGYEIDVYRDTDVDQEDVDLEEFADEIDGWVLDALKGIGCDTAKSVLEITTEELVKRTDLEEETITDVKNILKSEFE
- the rimP gene encoding ribosome assembly cofactor RimP — its product is MISEKKIRSLISEKINGTACFIVDVSVSTSNKITVLIDSDEALTVKDCVGVSRQIEGNLDREKEDFELTVSSPGIDSPLKVMRQYTKSIGKQVQSVTKEGITVSGKLIFADEAGIEIEETKTIRLENKKGKKTIVENIKIPFETLKETKRMISFNK
- a CDS encoding toxin-antitoxin system YwqK family antitoxin; protein product: MIKKQFIFLFFLIFSSVYLYAQSEITYWEDTDSTKKSESNYKNGMQDGRFALWYKNGQLAKEFFFKRGKENGAWKSFYDNGKLKSQENYSNGKKEGQWTYLFINGDTLQKSFYKNDQEDSTWKIGFENGKTRAIEHFKNGKKEGKWQYWYDNGEPQSEGFFKKDSTDGSFKAWFRDGKKYKEGTYNNGAETGTWKEWYATGNLKQELDYRADGIYLMNYFDETGNQIIKNGNGKFTIVDGHGNKVGEGNYQDGKQNGTWTFWHPNGKKDYEITYQNGKKNGACTIWFENGQIKSEGPYQNDKKDGDWIWYNDDGKKDMEGTLKDDNREGKWDYWYATGEKESEGFYKNDRQDSVWTYWYKGGAKWREGNYKNDLKEGEWNVWYENGKQLQQGSYVAGQEQGFWKSWYESGQEKDEGSFKNGMMNGAWKSWYDSGIMSYSGDYLDNIKDGHWKTFYENGKPTEEGDYKEGKKEGHWKYWFKAGNEDSEGDYKNELPNGVWTYFYETGVKFLEQHFSDGKLDGKSTMWYPDSKLQSISNYTIVTESGRKNSKPDGDWIYYDKNGNVTLKVKYKKGEKVF
- a CDS encoding sterol desaturase family protein is translated as MAKNFVSNKDESVKMFENRFLEACSKVHPIVPLFIFVPVILWFGYTSVAAYHFSIITIVEFIIFGIIIWTITEYVLHRFVFHFTPKTPFMEKIHFLFHGVHHDYPSDSRRLVMPPSVSIPLAALFYFLFYLILGRAYVAPFFVGFIAGYLFYDITHYAIHHFNMHSKFWLAIKNHHMKHHYQQADKGYGVSSAIWDYVFKTDFPPAEKK
- a CDS encoding NAD(P)H-dependent glycerol-3-phosphate dehydrogenase yields the protein MSKEPKIAVIGGGSWATAIVKIISSNLSGKIIWWIRNTETIDFIAKFKHNPNYLSSVELEVEKLFLESDLRKAIAAADILIMAVPSAFLKEALKSIQPEDLKSKIIFSAIKGIVPENNLIVGEFFHQQYGAPLDSIGVITGPCHAEEVAMEKLSYLTVASKNTENATFIASKLNCRYIKTSISDDIHGTEYSSVLKNIFAIASGICHGLGYGDNFQAVLISNAIQEIKRFVDTVHPISRDINSSAYLGDLLVTAYSQFSRNRTFGSMVGKGYSVKYAQFEMNMVAEGYYAAKCIYEINKTYQVEMPISNAVYNILYEKISPALEIKLLTDKLK